The proteins below are encoded in one region of Telopea speciosissima isolate NSW1024214 ecotype Mountain lineage chromosome 10, Tspe_v1, whole genome shotgun sequence:
- the LOC122643178 gene encoding ankyrin repeat-containing protein NPR4-like: protein MCFPTWDPNSIGTSAEDKEMIQVANTGSVVAAILVTVTFAAALTIPGGCKADGPNAGSPSLIHKPALVVFFISDAIALCLSRVALVLLLTSTIVEKVCTRKTIAYSLTFVFSAICIALIAFISGFYAVISVESTWVAILVCIIGSSFPFLLAFLQCSVYAVTPSAVPVAKEANNKTPIIGEQMA, encoded by the coding sequence ATGTGCTTTCCTACTTGGGATCCAAACAGCATTGGCACATCAGCGGAAGACAAGGAGATGATACAAGTGGCCAACACCGGGTCAGTGGTGGCAGCAATCCTTGTTACAGTAACTTTTGCGGCAGCATTAACAATACCAGGCGGTTGTAAGGCTGATGGCCCCAATGCGGGTTCTCCATCACTTATACACAAGCCTGCACTGGTAGTCTTCTTCATATCTGATGCAATTGCCTTGTGTTTATCCAGGGTGGCGCTGGTTCTCCTCCTTACTTCTACAATCGTTGAGAAAGTTTGCACACGAAAAACGATCGCCTATAGTCTAACATTTGTTTTCTCCGCAATCTGCATAGCTTTGATTGCTTTTATTTCTGGTTTTTACGCGGTGATATCTGTAGAGTCTACGTGGGTGGCAATTCTTGTTTGCATCATTGGCTCCAgcttccccttccttcttgCATTTTTGCAATGTTCCGTCTATGCCGTAACTCCTTCTGCCGTTCCGGTTGCTAAGGAGGCAAATAACAAGACACCCATAATTGGTGAACAAATGGCATGA